A window from Drosophila kikkawai strain 14028-0561.14 chromosome 2L, DkikHiC1v2, whole genome shotgun sequence encodes these proteins:
- the LOC121503216 gene encoding uncharacterized protein, translating into MLRIVKTEPSLQGLKEGVQGLRRTANGGLLVRMQKSLDPSTQQLQAALKTAISGKAKVTVMQETVQVEIRDLDDLTSGEEVTMALFAGEDCDIPSDAAPRMRKAFGGTQIATVSLRPEHARRLLEKGKIRIGWVVCRIREKLEPRRCYKCMGFGHTSARCRASEATAKATQEACFKCGGTGHKHYTCQGKPRCILCTRGGKTARDAEHATLSRICPESAQDLLSQTASEQNIDVAILSEPYRPKPEGVWQQSTNGGAAIWSCGQPPGHLAQRATRPGYARAKFQGTTIFSCYLAPSLHTDEFREIVQEIAQDARGRSPVIIAGDFNAWSTAWGSTRTTQRGTIILDAFSTLDVCLLNDGRRCTFSKSGRESYIDLTFASPELTRNSYWEVTHLLTYSDHAAIVFHTRHNQLHQTSRETAYRVHTLSSEVLLSCMDANTITGEANTCADVISATIKASCDAAMEKSTKGGGRPQPEANVSLQGGDAKEAEDAPRRSCTSPGTGK; encoded by the exons ATGCTGAGGATTGTTAAGACGGAGCCCTCACTCCAAGGACTCAAGGAAGGCGTGCAAGGCCTGCGAAGGACTGCCAATGGCGGACTCCTTGTACGGATGCAGAAGTCCCTCGACCCATCCACACAGCAACTGCAAGCGGCCCTCAAAACGGCCATCTCCGGCAAGGCGAAGGTGACCGTCATGCAGGAGACGGTCCAGGTGGAGATCCGTGATCTTGATGACCTGACCAGCGGGGAGGAGGTCACAATGGCACTATTTGCGGGAGAGGACTGCGACATCCCAAGCGACGCTGCGCCCAGAATGCGGAAAGCGTTTGGAGGAACGCAAATTGCGACGGTAAGCCTGAGACCCGAGCACGCGCGGAGACTGCTCGAGAAGGGCAAGATCCGAATTGGATGGGTAGTATGCCGCATCCGGGAGAAATTGGAGCCGAGGCGCTGCTATAAATGCATGGGCTTCGGTCACACCTCTGCAAGATGCCGCGCTTCTGAAGCTACGGCCAAAGCCACACAGGAAGCATGCTTCAAATGTGGAGGCACCGGCCACAAGCACTATACGTGCCAGGGCAAGCCCAGATGCATTCTATGCACGCGAGGTGGCAAGACCGCGAGAGACGCAGAGCACGCGACCCTTAGCAGGATCTGCCCCGA ATCAGCCCAAGATCTACTGTCCCAGACGGCCAGCGAGCAGAACATCGACGTCGCTATACTGAGCGAGCCCTACCGGCCAAAACCAGAAGGAGTCTGGCAGCAAAGCACCAATGGCGGCGCAGCCATTTGGAGCTGCGGGCAGCCCCCGGGCCACCTAGCGCAGAGGGCGACGAGGCCTGGCTATGCCAGGGCTAAGTTTCAAGGGACAACCATATTCAGTTGCTACCTAGCCCCGAGCTTGCACACAGACGAGTTCAGGGAGATAGTGCAGGAGATCGCTCAAGATGCTCGCGGACGGTCACCGGTGATAATCGCTGGAGACTTTAATGCATGGTCCACAGCTTGGGGGAGTACGAGAACGACCCAGCGGGGAACTATCATCCTTGACGCCTTTTCCACCCTGGATGTCTGCCTACTAAATGATGGAAGAAGATGCACATTTAGCAAGTCAGGGCGTGAGTCATACATTGACCTGACCTTCGCCAGTCCGGAGCTCACCAGGAACAGCTACTGGGAAGTCACCCACCTGCTCACCTATAGCGACCACGCGGCAATCGTCTTCCACACGAGACACAATCAGCTACACCAAACCAGCCGGGAAACTGCCTACAGGGTGCACACCCTAAGCTCCGAGGTGCTTCTAAGCTGCATGGATGCCAACACCATTACAGGCGAGGCAAACACCTGCGCGGATGTCATATCCGCCACGATCAAGGCATCCTGCGACGCGGCAATGGAGAAATCCACTAAGGGAGGCGGAAGGCCTCAGCCAGAAGCAAATGTCTCGCTGCAAGGCGGAGATGCCAAAGAAGCCGAGGACGCACCACGCAGGAGCTGTACGAGTCCCGGTACAGGGAAATGA